DNA from Candidatus Paceibacterota bacterium:
GGATCCAGCCCTGGCGCGGGCGCTCGATTTGTTGCGGGGTCTGGCGTTAGTGCGGAGCACGCGGCCCTGATTTCGCGATTGACCAGTGGAATGAGTGCTCCCAAGGTCTGGCGGTCAACGCATGGTTGAATGAAGACGATCCTTTTCATTTGCACGGGAAACGTGTGCCGGAGTCCAATGGCCGCGGGCCTGTTTCAACAGGCCGTGCAGGGCAGGGGAGATTATCGGGTGCTGTCAGCGGGCCTGGGAGCGGCGGAGGGATTTCCTCCCAGCGAGTACGCCGTGCGTGCGGTCGGGGAGCTGGGCATTGACATCTCGCAAACGCGGAGTCAGATGTTGACGACGGAGTTGGTCCAGCAGGCGGATTATATCTTCGGCATGACTCATAACCACATTGACACGGTGATGGCCCTGTATCCGCAGGCGTCGGAGAAGACCTTCTTGCTGCGGGAATTTGATGAAACCTTGGATGCGTTTGAGAAAGACATCAGTGATCCGATTGGAGGATCGTACCAGGTTTATCTTGATTGCCGGGATCAAATCGAGCAGGGCATCGTGTCGTTGCTGCGGTTTATTCGGCAGGGGCTGGTGGCACCGGAGGTGGCGGGGGGCCGGGGGCCAGCCGCGGCTGCGGAACTGGAATCCAAAGAACAGGTAGAACGACGCACAACTATGGCAAAACAAATTATTCCAACAGACTACAGGCTTCAGGCGGTTGACGCGGAGATTGCAGTCGCAATCGAGCGCGAGGTGCGACGGCAGCAGGAGAATATCGAGCTGATTGCAAGCGAGAATTTCACCAGCCCGGCGGTCATGGAGGCGCAAGGGTCGGTGCTCACGAACAAGTACGCCGAGGGCTACCCAAAGAAGCGATGGTATGGCGGCTGCGAGAACGTGGATGTGGTTGAGCAACTGGCGATTGACCGGGCAAAAAAGCTGTTTGGGGCCGAACATGCGAATGTGCAGCCGCACTCCGGCAGCGGCGCGAACATGGCCGTGTATTTCGCCTTCCTCAAGCCGGGTGACAAGATGCTGACCATGGACTTAGCCCATGGGGGACACTTGACGCACGGGAACAAGGCGAACTTCTCGGGCAGGTTCTTCGAGATCATTCATTATGGGGTGCGCAGGGATGATGAGCGCATTGACTACGATCAGTTGGCGCTGATGGCGCGCGAAAACAGACCGAAGATGATCACGGTCGGAGCGAGCGCCTATCCGCGGACGATTGATTTCGAACGCCTGGGTCAGATTGCTCGCGAGAGCGGGGCCTACCTGCTGGCGGACATTGCCCATATCGCCGGATTGGTGGCGACTGGGTTGCACCCCAGTCCCGTGCCACACGCTGACTTCGTGACGACGACGACGCACAAGACGCTGCGCGGGCCTCGGGGTGGGCTAGTATTGTGCAAAGAAAAGTACGCGAAGGAAATTGACTCACAGACGTTCCCGGGGATACAGGGCGGGCCGCTGATGCATGTGATCGCGGCCAAAGCGGTGTGCTTGCGCGAGGCAATGCAGCCGTCGTTCACGGTTTACCAGAAGCAAATCGTGCAGAACGCGGCGGTGCTGGCCGATGGCATGAAACGAAACGGCTTTCGGTTGGTGAGTGGCGGCACGGACAATCACCTGATGCTGGTGGACGTCGGGGCCCGCGGGGTGACGGGCAAGGAATGCCAGGCTGCCCTGGACCTGGCCGGCATAACGGTGAACAAGAACACTATTCCGTTCGAGACGCGCTCGCCTTTCCAGGCGAGCGGCATCCGTTTGGGAACTCCGGCGGTGACGACACGCGGGATGGCCGAGGCCGAGATGGCCGCGATCGCGGACATGATCAGCGAGGTGCTGCTGGACCTCAAGAACCCCGAGGCGATTGCCAAGGTGCGCCAGAGGGTACGCGAGTTGACCATGCGGTTCCCGCTGCCGTACTGAACACACGTCCCAGGTTGAGTCCAAAACCTGAAAGGTTGATCGGGGCCTTGACAGAGCTCGGCAGGTGCGGCAAAGTGTGGTTGCACTTGGTGCAAGTTTTTCCTTGCGACATTGCGGGATAACAGTCAGGCTTGCACCACGCTCCCGGTTGGTAGCCAATCCAGTTTGAACTAATATTATCGCTAATCGTCCAACCAGGGGTCCAACTGATAGACCAGTCCTTTAGTGGTCGCACCTGCTGAGAGAATTTAGAATCCAAATGTATTGACGTATGCCAAGACCAAGCAAGAAGTCCAAGAGCAAAGGGGCTAAGCAGAGCGGCAATGAGCAAACCAACCCCGGTGTTGCCGAAAGCGCAGCCGCCACCGTGGCGGTAGCCGAGGCGCCGGTGGACACAGCGGTTGGAACAGGTCAACCCGAGGCTTCCCTGGCGGCTGCGCCTGAAGGGGCAAGAACCCAGGCCAAGCAGGCGTCGGCAGACGAGAAGGCCCGTTCCGACGCCGCCTCGATCAATATCGCCAAATTGCAGGCGATGTCCATGCCGGACCTGAATCAGATGGCGCGGGACTTGGGAGTAGAGAATTTTGGAACGATGCGGAAGCACGAAGTGATCTTCCACATCCTGCAGAAGAACGCCGAACGGTCCGGGATCATGTTCTCGGAGGGAGTGTTGGAGATCCTGGCCGAGGGTTTCGGCTTCTTGCGCTCGCAGAGCTTCAATTATTTGCCCTGTCCGGAGGATATTTACGTGTCGCCGTCGCAGATACGGCGGTTTGACCTTCAGACCGGCAATTTGGTGACGGGCCAGATCCGCCCGCCCAAGGAAAAGGAAAAGTTTTTCGCCCTGCTGAAGGTTGAGGCGGTGGATCAGGAGGAGCCGGACAAGGCGAAGGACAAAACGCACTTCGACAACCTGACGCCGCTCTTTCCCAACCGGCGGTTCATTCTGGAAACGACTCCTGACGAGCTGTCCACTCGAGTGCTGGACCTGGTGTGCCCGATCGGCAAAGGGTCGCGCGGGCTGATCGTGGCACCGCCGCGTACTGGCAAAACCGTCCTGATGCAGAAGCTCGCCAACGCGATGCTGAAGAACAACCCTGAGACCTACCTCTTTATCCTGCTTATTGACGAACGACCGGAAGAAGTCACGGATATGGAGCGCACCTGCCGTGGCGCGGAAGTGATCAGCTCGACGTTTGACGAGCCGCCGGAGCGGCACGTGCAAGTGGCCGAAATGGTGATCGAGAAAGCGCGGCGGATGATTGAACACAAGCGGGACGTAGTGATCCTGTTGGACTCAATCACCCGTCTGGCAAGGGCTTATAATACGGTGCAGCCGCACTCGGGCAAGATACTGTCCGGCGGTGTGGATGCCAACGCGCTGCACAAGCCGAAGCGGTTCTTTGGCGCGGCGCGCAATATCGAGGAGGGCGGATCCTTGACGATCATCGCGACGGCGCTGGTGGACACCGGATCGCGCATGGACGAGGTCATCTTTGAAGAGTTCAAAGGCACGGGCAACATGGAAATTTGCCTCGACCGCGCGTTGGTGGACCGGCGCATCTTTCCCTCCATCAACATCGAACGCTCCGGAACGCGCAAAGAAGAATTGCTCTACCACCCGGACGAGTACAACAGAGTGGTTATTCTACGCCGGGCACTAACAGGGGTGCCGCCGGTCGAAGCGATGGAACTGGTGTTGAATAAGCTGAAGAAGACCGGGAGCAACGCCGAGTTTCTGCTCGGAATGAGCGTGGGCTGACGCTCCATTGCCGGTTCGCAGGACATTCCGCCTAGTGGGCTGCCCCTGCCGACAGTCCCGCTGCGCTGCCTGGGTTGCTACTCGTGGCGAAGCGCTTCCACGGGATCCATCTTCGCCGCGCGAAGGGCGGGGTAGAGGCCGAAGACCACGCCGACCAGGCCAGAAATGGAAAAGGCGAGGAGCGGCGACCAGAACGTGATGATGGTCTTCATGGCCGCAAACCACGTTACCAGCAGCGGAATGGCGATCCCAAGGACCACCCCAAACAGCCCGCCCGCCCCGGATAGCATTACCGCTTCGACCAGAAACTGCGCGACGATGTCACGGCGCTTGGCGCCCATTGCGCGACGGATGCCGATCTCCCGGGTGCGCTCGGTGACCGTCGCCAACATGATGTTCATGATGCCAATGCCGCCGACCAGGAGGGAGATGGCCGCGATTGAACCCAGCACAATGTTGAAGATCTGCTTCGTGCGCTCAGCGCGCTTGAGCAACTCCAGCGGCACCACCACCTCGTAATCCTTCTTCTTGTGATGGTGTTTGAGCACCGCAGTAACGGCTTCGGCTACCGACAGGACCTGGTCGCGACTCGCAACCTTTACCGTGACTTCGTGCAATTCCACGCGCTCAGCCTCGAAACTGCCGCTGCGCATTTTGAGCAGCACCTCGCCGTACCTGGTCTTGGCCGTCTCCAGAGGAATGAACATTTCGTGCGTAGCCGCTTTAGCGCCGCTTTGGGCAAGTTCGGTCTTCAACCCCTTGCCGCGCGGTTCCATCACGCCGATCACTCGGTAATAACCCCCGCCGACGCGCACGTCACGGCCGAGGGGCGAATCGAGCGAAAACAGGGTCTCAGCCATTCCAGCCCCAAGTACGCATACATTGGCACTGGCACCCATGTCCGCATCGGTGAAGAATCGTCCTGAGGCGACGTGATGGTTGCGCAACTCCGGGTACCACGGCACCGTGCCGACAATATCGCAATCTACTCGCCGGCTGATGTTCCAGACGTAGTCACGCATAATGCGGCTCGGCACCAGGACCTCAACTCCCGGGATGGTGGACTTGATGCTCCTGGCGTCGATGTAGGTCAAGCCATATTGCAGCACGTAGCTTTCACTGCCTTTGTCCGAGACCTTCTGTTCTTCCGGGGGCTTGATGCTATGAAGGATGACATTCTGGCTGCCGAGGTTCTTGATTTGCTCTTGCGCTTCGAAGCTGGCTCCCTCCCCAATCGCCAGCATGGCGATTACCGAGCATACGCCAAACACAATGCCCAGGACGGTCAGAAGTGATCGGAGCCGGTGCAGCCAAAGGTTCTTCACCGCCAACCGAAGCGTGCGGCGCAGGCGCGCCGGCGCGAGGCTGTTGGCAAGGCGGCCCGGACTCGGTGGGTTGATCGCCACGGTGCCGTGGGCTGAAGCGGGCGGATTCATTTGCCGTTCTTTGTATCGGTCTCGATCAATCCATCCCGGAGTCGGATCGTGCGGGATGAATGCCGCGCCACGCCTGGATCATGGGTGACCAGGATGACCGTCTTTCCGTGGCGATTAAGGTCATCGAAGATCTCCAGGATCTCAATTCCTGAAGCCGAGTCCAGATTGCCGGTCGGTTCATCAGCCAGAATGATGAGCGGGTCATTGACCAAGGCGCGCGCGATGGCAACCCGCTGTTGCTGCCCACCCGAAAGCTCGTACGGTTTGTGCTCCAGACGGTCGGCCAGACCCACGCGCTTGGCGACTGCCTGGGCTAAAGCGCGGCTTTCTGACTCGGGTTGGCCTTGGTAGTACAGTGGGACCTCAATGTTCTCGACCACCGTCAGTTGCTGGATAAGGTTGTAGGACTGGAATATGAAGCCCAGCCGGCTGCCGCGCACGCTGGAAAGGGCGTTGTCGTCCAATTGTGATATGTCCTGGTCCCCGAGCACGTATCGGCCTGCGTTAGGACGGTCCAGGCAACCCAGTACATTAAGCAGGGAGGACTTGCCACAACCGGAAGGGCCCATGATGCTCACGTATTCGGCCTCCTGAATGTCAAGGTCAACCCCCCGCAGGGCTTCGACCGTTACCAATCCCATCTGGTAGGTCTTGCGAATGTTACGTAACTGAACGATTGACTCAGCCATCACGCTTTGGTCTTGGGGGGCGCGGCGGCTGTGGCGGGTGTGGGACTGGGCTGCGGAGCAGCCTTGTCCGAGGGCGCCGGCTGCGTCTGCCCTTCGCTTTCTCCCGGCGCCTGGGTTGCCGCCGCCCGCAGAAGAACCCGCTCTCCCTCTTTGAGCCCGCCCTTGATCTCGATAAACTCGTCGTTGAATTCCCCTACCTCAACCGTTCGCCTTTCGGGTTGGCCTCCGTTGGCGACGTAGCAAACCTGTTTGCCTTCCACCGGCGAAACCGCCTGTACCGGTACATAGACCACATTGGAAAGGCAATTCGCAAAAATCTCCACTTTGGCGCTCAGCCCAGGTTTGAGCCAATCGTTCGTGCCTTTGATGGTGATGGTGGTAAGATAGACCTTCATGTCGGGGTTCATCCAGCGATTGCGCGAATCGGGCAGTACGCCGACCTGGGTAACCTCGCCATCCAGCACCGAATCGGGGAACGCGTCCACCGTAATGCGCGCCTGTTGCCCCTTCTTGATCTTCTTGATGTAACTCTCGTGGATCTTCACGCGCACCGACATCTTGGTCAGGTCTGGGATGGTGATAATGGCTTGGCGCTCGCGCACACTCGCGCCTTCGCGGATCTGTTCACCTCCGCCGTAGTATTCCTCATCACTGCCACCGCCATACACGACCAAGCCCGGGCGTTTGGCCGTGATAGTGCATTTGTCCTGTTGTTCATACAGTTCCTTGCGCTGGCGGGCTTGAATGTTGTACTGACCCTGGGCCGACTTAAGCTTGGCCTCAGACTGTGCCAACTTCGAGATCGCCGCCTTGCGCGCGCGGGCCAACTCTCTCACCGCCTCCGCATACTTGGACAACGCCTCTTCTGCGGTCTTGCGGAATTCGTACTTGAGGAAGAGGTCACGCGCGGTTACTGCGGACTGCACCTTAAGCCGACTGTTCTCGTTGGCGATCTCGTCCTTTTCCAGGTCAATCTTGGTGACGAATCCCTTCTCGAACAGGCGCTTGGTGCCTTCCAGGGTTGCTTTGGATTGTCCTTCTTCCTTTCTGGCGACCTGGAGGTCATCCTGAAACTTGCGCAGCTTCTGTTTGGCTTCGCCATCACCGAGGGACTCGATCTCGGCGTATGGGGCAAAGTCAATCACCACTGAAGGCGCGGTGTAAACCGGTTCAAGC
Protein-coding regions in this window:
- the glyA gene encoding serine hydroxymethyltransferase — protein: MAKQIIPTDYRLQAVDAEIAVAIEREVRRQQENIELIASENFTSPAVMEAQGSVLTNKYAEGYPKKRWYGGCENVDVVEQLAIDRAKKLFGAEHANVQPHSGSGANMAVYFAFLKPGDKMLTMDLAHGGHLTHGNKANFSGRFFEIIHYGVRRDDERIDYDQLALMARENRPKMITVGASAYPRTIDFERLGQIARESGAYLLADIAHIAGLVATGLHPSPVPHADFVTTTTHKTLRGPRGGLVLCKEKYAKEIDSQTFPGIQGGPLMHVIAAKAVCLREAMQPSFTVYQKQIVQNAAVLADGMKRNGFRLVSGGTDNHLMLVDVGARGVTGKECQAALDLAGITVNKNTIPFETRSPFQASGIRLGTPAVTTRGMAEAEMAAIADMISEVLLDLKNPEAIAKVRQRVRELTMRFPLPY
- the rho gene encoding transcription termination factor Rho, which codes for MPRPSKKSKSKGAKQSGNEQTNPGVAESAAATVAVAEAPVDTAVGTGQPEASLAAAPEGARTQAKQASADEKARSDAASINIAKLQAMSMPDLNQMARDLGVENFGTMRKHEVIFHILQKNAERSGIMFSEGVLEILAEGFGFLRSQSFNYLPCPEDIYVSPSQIRRFDLQTGNLVTGQIRPPKEKEKFFALLKVEAVDQEEPDKAKDKTHFDNLTPLFPNRRFILETTPDELSTRVLDLVCPIGKGSRGLIVAPPRTGKTVLMQKLANAMLKNNPETYLFILLIDERPEEVTDMERTCRGAEVISSTFDEPPERHVQVAEMVIEKARRMIEHKRDVVILLDSITRLARAYNTVQPHSGKILSGGVDANALHKPKRFFGAARNIEEGGSLTIIATALVDTGSRMDEVIFEEFKGTGNMEICLDRALVDRRIFPSINIERSGTRKEELLYHPDEYNRVVILRRALTGVPPVEAMELVLNKLKKTGSNAEFLLGMSVG
- a CDS encoding ABC transporter permease, coding for MNPPASAHGTVAINPPSPGRLANSLAPARLRRTLRLAVKNLWLHRLRSLLTVLGIVFGVCSVIAMLAIGEGASFEAQEQIKNLGSQNVILHSIKPPEEQKVSDKGSESYVLQYGLTYIDARSIKSTIPGVEVLVPSRIMRDYVWNISRRVDCDIVGTVPWYPELRNHHVASGRFFTDADMGASANVCVLGAGMAETLFSLDSPLGRDVRVGGGYYRVIGVMEPRGKGLKTELAQSGAKAATHEMFIPLETAKTRYGEVLLKMRSGSFEAERVELHEVTVKVASRDQVLSVAEAVTAVLKHHHKKKDYEVVVPLELLKRAERTKQIFNIVLGSIAAISLLVGGIGIMNIMLATVTERTREIGIRRAMGAKRRDIVAQFLVEAVMLSGAGGLFGVVLGIAIPLLVTWFAAMKTIITFWSPLLAFSISGLVGVVFGLYPALRAAKMDPVEALRHE
- a CDS encoding ABC transporter ATP-binding protein — protein: MAESIVQLRNIRKTYQMGLVTVEALRGVDLDIQEAEYVSIMGPSGCGKSSLLNVLGCLDRPNAGRYVLGDQDISQLDDNALSSVRGSRLGFIFQSYNLIQQLTVVENIEVPLYYQGQPESESRALAQAVAKRVGLADRLEHKPYELSGGQQQRVAIARALVNDPLIILADEPTGNLDSASGIEILEIFDDLNRHGKTVILVTHDPGVARHSSRTIRLRDGLIETDTKNGK
- a CDS encoding HlyD family efflux transporter periplasmic adaptor subunit, whose translation is MKSHLKPIDLGALLRKQPRWLWAAMLLAAAFLAIWFRSGRRGEAEGSTFTARRGLLNITVMEGGSMRAVESQEIKCEVRVGYQGLKILKIVEEGYEVTPEDIRTNKVLVELDSSELQKQIVQQDIQFESAAATLTDAQQNYEIQINQNLSDIKAAEQKVRFARMDFDKFLGDRVTQAIVNQLGLELELATEQTNALAKAAALSTASPNRAESHPAPAIGTNDAAAGPRKLEPVYTAPSVVIDFAPYAEIESLGDGEAKQKLRKFQDDLQVARKEEGQSKATLEGTKRLFEKGFVTKIDLEKDEIANENSRLKVQSAVTARDLFLKYEFRKTAEEALSKYAEAVRELARARKAAISKLAQSEAKLKSAQGQYNIQARQRKELYEQQDKCTITAKRPGLVVYGGGSDEEYYGGGEQIREGASVRERQAIITIPDLTKMSVRVKIHESYIKKIKKGQQARITVDAFPDSVLDGEVTQVGVLPDSRNRWMNPDMKVYLTTITIKGTNDWLKPGLSAKVEIFANCLSNVVYVPVQAVSPVEGKQVCYVANGGQPERRTVEVGEFNDEFIEIKGGLKEGERVLLRAAATQAPGESEGQTQPAPSDKAAPQPSPTPATAAAPPKTKA